The following nucleotide sequence is from Acidovorax radicis.
CAAGCCGGGCAGGTTCCGCAGCCGTAACCCCAGGGGTGCAAGGTGTCGCGCGTGCCGTGGTAGCAGGTGTGTGAGTCGTTCACGATCACATCGATCAGCGCCTGTCCGCCCAGCGAGCGGGCCGTCTCCCAGGTGTCGGCCTTGTCGATCCACATCAGCGGCGTTTCAAAGGTAAACCGCTGCCCCATGCCCAGCGATACCGCCACCTGCAAGGCCTTGATCGTGTCGTCGCGGCAATCGGGGTAGCCCGAGAAATCGGTTTCGCACATGCCGCCCACCAGCGTGTGCAGGCCGCGCCGGTAGCCCACGGCGGCAGCCAGGTTGAAGAACAGCAGGTTGCGACCAGGCACAAACGTATTGGGCAAACCGGCGGCGGTCATCTGGATCTCCGTGTCGCTGGTCAATGCCGTGTCGCTGATGTGGCCCAGCACGGCCAGGTCGATCATGTGGTCGTCGCCCAGCTTGCCCGCCCACTGCGGGAATTGCGCGCGCAAGGCGGACAACACGGTCTGGCGGGCCTGCAGTTCCACGCTGTGGCGTTGGCCGTAGTCAAAGCCGATGGTTTCCACGTGGGCAAAGTTTTCCAGCGCCCAGGCCAGGCAGGTCGTGGAGTCCTGGCCACCGGAAAAAAGGACGAGTGCGTGTCCGGGTCTCATGGGCATTCTCCAGGTCAAACAGGTGGTGCGGGACGAAAAAAAGCCCCGCGCTGCGGGGCTGGGGGGCTCGGGCCGGTGCGATCAGGCCATCATCACGGCGATAAATGCCAGCAGGAAGATCATGATGCCACCCACCACAGGCAGCACCACTGGCACCAGATGAATGATTTTCTCCACGGGGTCGCTCGATGGCGTAGCGGGGGAGTGCGAGGTGCTGTGGTCAGACATGTGATGGCTCCGGATGCTTAAAACTTGCGCAATTCTAGCCCCGGCAGTGCGCACGCGGCACAAAACCTTGCGGGGGGTCAACGCGGGGTCACATCAGGTCGGCCTGCATGCCCGCCGACCGCAGCAGGCCCAGCACTTCATCGACATGGGTTTTGCCCCGGGTTTGCAGCACCAGTTCGATCTCCACGTTCTGCGCGGCCAGCATGGTGAAGGCGCGCTGGTGGTGCACCTCCTCGATGTTGGCGCCCGCGTCGGCCACGGTGGCGGTGATGCGCGCCAGCACGCCGGGCACATCGCGCGCGCTGACCTTGATGCGCGCGAGGCGCCCCGAGCGCACCATGCCGCGCTCAATGATGGCGGCCAGCAGCAACGGGTCGATGTTGCCCCCGCACAGCACCAGCCCGACTTTCTTGCCCTTGAAGCGTTCGGGGTAGCGCACCAGCGCCGCCAGGCCTGCGGCGCCCGCACCTTCGACCAGGGTCTTTTCAATTTCCAGCAGCATCAGCACGGCCTGCTCGATGTCGCCCTCGTCCACCAACACCAGATCGTCCACCAGGCGCTTGATGATTTCCTGTGTGATCTTGCCGGGCGTGCCCACCGCAATGCCCTCGGCTATTGTTGATGTGCCCTGTGGATGGTGCGTCCCCTTGACCGCATTGACCATGGCCGGAAACCGCGAGGTCTGCACACCAATCACCTCGATGCCCGGCTTGATGGCCTTGGCCGCCGTGGCCACGCCCGAGATCAGCCCGCCGCCGCCCACGGCGATCACCAGCGTGTCCAGGTCGGGCACGGCCTGCAGCATCTCCAGGCCCAGCGTGCCCTGGCCGGCGGCCACGGCCTCGTCGTCGTAGGGGTGCACAAACGTCAGGCGCTGCGCATCGGCCAGCGCATAGGCGTGCGAGCGCGCCTCTTCGAGTGTGTCGCCATGCAGCACCACCTCGGCGCCAAAGCCGCGGGTGCGCTCCACCTTCACGCCGGGCGTGAACCGCGGCATCACGATCACCGCGCGCAGGCCAAGCCGCTGCGCGTGGTATGCCACGCCCTGCGCATGGTTGCCTGCGCTCATCGCCACCACGCCGCGCGCCCGCTCGTCGTCGGTGAGCAGTGCCAGGCGGTTGCAGGCACCGCGCTCCTTGAACGACGCGGTGAACTGCAGGTTCTCGAACTTAAGGAACACCTGCGCACCCACGATGTCGGAAAGGGTTCGGGATTCCACACAGGGGGTGTCGAGCACCTGGCCTTGCAAGCGGGTGGCAGCGTCGCGGATGTCTTGGAGGGTCAGCATGGGCCGATTGTGGCGCAAGGCGGGCGCATGGCGCCATAGCGCTGAAATATGAGTAAAAAGTGCCGCTAGCGCCCGTACACATTGCGCAAGCAGCTATCAATTTTGCATGCTTGGCTGCATCCCTCAGATACCAATCGATCCGTTCGGGCGGGGAAGAGAAGGCGTCTGAGGCTGGTCGCTCATCAGGCCATCTTGACTGTTTACTTGATCCCCAGCCGCCTTGCGAGCTTGTGCAGGTTGCTGGCATCCACGTCCAGCGCGCGTGCCGCTTGGGCCCAGTTGCCCTGGTGGTGGGCCAGCGCGGTGGTGATGGCCTGGCGCTGGCAAGCGTCGATGGCATCGCGCAAGGGCGTTTCTGCTGCGGTGGTGACGGGTGGAGCAGCAGCCGTTGCCGCAGCCGCCGTCGCATCGGGCACGGCGGCTCCTGGGTGGCCGGGCAGGGCCGGCGCGGGCGCGGGCGCCATGCCGACGGCGTCGGCATCCAGGTCAAGCAGGGCGGCCTCCAGCGTCACGATGTCGGCGCGCAGCGCGCCCCGGCTGATGGCCTTGAGGGCGGCGCGGCTGATCACATGCTCCAGCTCGCGGACATTGCCGGGCCAGGGGTAGCGGCGCAGGGCGTCTTGCGCGCCGACTGACAGGCGCAGGCTGCGCAACCCCAGGCGTGCGCGGTTCAGCTCCAGAAAACGGCCCGCCAGCAGCAGCACGTCGTTGCCGCGCTCGCGCAGCGGGGGGATGGGCACGGGGTAGACCGACAAGCGGTGGTACAGGTCGGCGCGGAAGGCGCCGTCACGTACCTGCTCGCGCAGGTTGCGGTTGGTGGCGGCGATCACGCGCACATCCACGCGGCGGGGGCGGTCGGCGCCCAGGCGCTGGATCTCGCCGTTTTGCAGCGTGCGCAGCAGCTTGGCCTGCACGGCGAGCGGCAACTCACCCACCTCATCCAGGAACAGCGTGCCGCCCTCGGCCGCCTCAAAGCGGCCCGGCCGGTCGGCCACCGCACCCGAGAACGCCCCGCGCACATGGCCGAAGAGTTCGCTCTCGGCCAGCGACTCGGGCAGCGCCGCGCAGTTGACGTGCACCAGCGGGCGGGTGGCGCGCGTAGACCGGCGGTGGAGCAGGCGTGCGAACAACTCCTTGCCCACGCCGGTTTCGCCGAGCAGCAGCACGGGCAGGTCCGAGCCCGCCACCACCTCCAGTTCGTGCAGCAGGCGCAGCAGGGGCTCGCTCTGGCCAACGATTTCCATCTCGCCATCGCCCGTGCGGGCAATACGCTCGTCGTCCACGCCGCGCGTGTGCGGCGCGCTGCGTAGCGCCTGCACCTCGCGCTCCAGCCGCGAAATGCGCACGGCGGCCTCCACCAACACGCGGCAGTCGGCCAGCGCGGCGCGGGCATCGGCGCCGAACGTGCCGGTCTGGAGCGCATCCAGCGTGAGCAGCCCCCAAGGCTGGCCCTCGACCTGCAGGCTGATGCCCATGCAGTCGTGCACGGGCAGGGGCTCGCCCACCAGGGTGTCGAGCAGGCCGTCGTACGGGTCGGGCAGGGTGCTGTCGTGGTCAAAACAGGTCACGTCGCGCCGCGCCAGGATGGCCGCCAGGCGCGGGTGCTGGCTGACGGCGAATCGACGGCCGAGTGCCTCGCGTACCAGGCCATCCACCGCCACCGGACGCAGGTGGTTTTCCTCCAATTGCAGCAAGGCCACCGCACCACAACCAAAGCGCGCGCGCAGGGTGCCCACCAGCCGCTGCAGGCGCACAGCCTGGGGCAGGTCAGCGGCAAGGTCGTCCAGCAGGGACTGGTAATTCATGGTGATTTATACCATTCAATGGTGAATATTACCATGAATGTAGATGGTGAAATTTACCATTCATTTGCTAAGTGGTTGATTTTTAAGGGACATAAACCGGGCCCAAGGCTTGCAATACAGAAAGCGAACCGATTCACTTCGCAAGACTGTCATGAACCCTCGACCTCGAATTTATGTCCCCCGGTGGCCTGCAGCCGCACCCCGGGCGCACTGTGTTGTCCTTCTGAGCGCCTTGCGCGCGGGGGAGGTGGGCCATGGGTAAGTACCGCAACCTGTGGTTCACGCTGATTGGCGTGCTGATTGTCACCTTCAGCCTGCTGGGCTACTACGGCGCCGAGGTGTACCGCACGGCGCCGCCCATCCCTGAAAAGATCACCACCGCGGGTGGTGAAGTGCTGTTCACCCACGAAAGTATTCTGGACGGCCAGACCGCCTGGCAGTCGGTGGGGGGCATGCAACTGGGCTCCATCTGGGGCCACGGCGCCTACCAAGCGCCCGACTGGACGGCCGACTGGCTGCACCGCGAGCTGTTGAACTGGCTCGACGTGGTGGCCGAACGCAAGCATGGCAAGCCGTTTGCCGACCTCGACGCCGCCGCCCAGGCCGTGCTGCGCGACCGCATGAAGACCGAGTACCGCACCAACACCTACCACCCCGAAACGGGTGAGGCCACGGTGAGCACGGAGCGCGCAGATGCGATCGCCAGGACCGCGCTGTACTACGACCAGCTTTTCAGCGACGCCCCGGCACTGCACACCACGCGCGAGCACTTCGCGATGAAAGAGAACACCCTGCCCAGCGCCGAGCGGCGCACGCAGATGATGGGCTTCTTCTTCTGGACAGCCTGGGCCGCCGCCACCGAGCGGCCTGGCACCACGGCAACCTACACCAACAACTGGCCGCACGAGCCGCTGGTGGGCAACAAGCCCACGGCCGAAAACATGGTGTGGTCGGTGATGAGCGTGGTGGTGATGATGGCGGGGGTGGGCTTTCTGGTGTGGGCCTGGGCCTTCCTGCGCAAGCACGATGAGGTGGAACCAACGCCCCCCCAGCACGACCCGCTCTCGCGCGTGCCGCTCACACCGTCGCAGCGTGCACTGGGCAAGTATTTGTTCCTCATCGTGGCGCTGTTCTGCTTTCAGGTGCTGCTGGGCGGCTTCACGGCCCACTACACGGTGGAGGGCCAGCAGTTCTACGGCATCAACGTGTCGCAGTGGTTCCCGTATTCGCTGGTGCGCACCTGGCACATCCAGAGCGCGCTGTTCTGGATCGCTACGGGCTTCCTGGCCGCCGGCCTGTTCCTCGCACCGCTGATCAACGGCGGCAAAGATCCGGCCCATCAAAAGCTTGGCGTGGACATCCTGTTCTGGGCGCTGGTGGTCGTGGTGGTGGGGTCGTTCGTCGGCAACTACCTGGCCATTGCGCAGATCATGCCGCCCGAGTGGAACTTCTGGCTGGGCCACCAGGGCTATGAGTACGTGGACCTGGGTCGCCTGTGGCAGATCGGCAAGTTCACCGGCATCGCCTTCTGGCTGGTGCTCATGCTGCGCGGCATTGTGCCGGCGCTGCGCACACCGGGCGGCGACAAGAACCTGCTGGCCCTGCTGACCGCATCGGTGATCGCCATTGGTTTGTTCTACGGCGCGGGCTTCTTCTACGGCGAACGCACGCACCTGTCGGTGATGGAGTACTGGCGCTGGTGGGTGGTGCACCTGTGGGTCGAAGGCTTCTTTGAAGTGTTTGCCACCACGGCGCTGGCCTTCATCTTCTCGACCCTGGGGCTGGTCTCCTACCGCATGGCGACGGCCGCCAGCCTGGCCTCGGCCTCGCTGTTCATGCTCGGCGGCGTGCCCGGCACCTTCCACCACCTGTACTTTGCAGGCACCACCACACCGGTCATGGCCGTGGG
It contains:
- the queC gene encoding 7-cyano-7-deazaguanine synthase QueC; translated protein: MRPGHALVLFSGGQDSTTCLAWALENFAHVETIGFDYGQRHSVELQARQTVLSALRAQFPQWAGKLGDDHMIDLAVLGHISDTALTSDTEIQMTAAGLPNTFVPGRNLLFFNLAAAVGYRRGLHTLVGGMCETDFSGYPDCRDDTIKALQVAVSLGMGQRFTFETPLMWIDKADTWETARSLGGQALIDVIVNDSHTCYHGTRDTLHPWGYGCGTCPACALRKAGFELWSQRAATVCKRFAAL
- a CDS encoding threonine ammonia-lyase, which produces MLTLQDIRDAATRLQGQVLDTPCVESRTLSDIVGAQVFLKFENLQFTASFKERGACNRLALLTDDERARGVVAMSAGNHAQGVAYHAQRLGLRAVIVMPRFTPGVKVERTRGFGAEVVLHGDTLEEARSHAYALADAQRLTFVHPYDDEAVAAGQGTLGLEMLQAVPDLDTLVIAVGGGGLISGVATAAKAIKPGIEVIGVQTSRFPAMVNAVKGTHHPQGTSTIAEGIAVGTPGKITQEIIKRLVDDLVLVDEGDIEQAVLMLLEIEKTLVEGAGAAGLAALVRYPERFKGKKVGLVLCGGNIDPLLLAAIIERGMVRSGRLARIKVSARDVPGVLARITATVADAGANIEEVHHQRAFTMLAAQNVEIELVLQTRGKTHVDEVLGLLRSAGMQADLM
- the norR gene encoding nitric oxide reductase transcriptional regulator NorR, coding for MNYQSLLDDLAADLPQAVRLQRLVGTLRARFGCGAVALLQLEENHLRPVAVDGLVREALGRRFAVSQHPRLAAILARRDVTCFDHDSTLPDPYDGLLDTLVGEPLPVHDCMGISLQVEGQPWGLLTLDALQTGTFGADARAALADCRVLVEAAVRISRLEREVQALRSAPHTRGVDDERIARTGDGEMEIVGQSEPLLRLLHELEVVAGSDLPVLLLGETGVGKELFARLLHRRSTRATRPLVHVNCAALPESLAESELFGHVRGAFSGAVADRPGRFEAAEGGTLFLDEVGELPLAVQAKLLRTLQNGEIQRLGADRPRRVDVRVIAATNRNLREQVRDGAFRADLYHRLSVYPVPIPPLRERGNDVLLLAGRFLELNRARLGLRSLRLSVGAQDALRRYPWPGNVRELEHVISRAALKAISRGALRADIVTLEAALLDLDADAVGMAPAPAPALPGHPGAAVPDATAAAATAAAPPVTTAAETPLRDAIDACQRQAITTALAHHQGNWAQAARALDVDASNLHKLARRLGIK
- a CDS encoding nitric-oxide reductase large subunit, producing the protein MGKYRNLWFTLIGVLIVTFSLLGYYGAEVYRTAPPIPEKITTAGGEVLFTHESILDGQTAWQSVGGMQLGSIWGHGAYQAPDWTADWLHRELLNWLDVVAERKHGKPFADLDAAAQAVLRDRMKTEYRTNTYHPETGEATVSTERADAIARTALYYDQLFSDAPALHTTREHFAMKENTLPSAERRTQMMGFFFWTAWAAATERPGTTATYTNNWPHEPLVGNKPTAENMVWSVMSVVVMMAGVGFLVWAWAFLRKHDEVEPTPPQHDPLSRVPLTPSQRALGKYLFLIVALFCFQVLLGGFTAHYTVEGQQFYGINVSQWFPYSLVRTWHIQSALFWIATGFLAAGLFLAPLINGGKDPAHQKLGVDILFWALVVVVVGSFVGNYLAIAQIMPPEWNFWLGHQGYEYVDLGRLWQIGKFTGIAFWLVLMLRGIVPALRTPGGDKNLLALLTASVIAIGLFYGAGFFYGERTHLSVMEYWRWWVVHLWVEGFFEVFATTALAFIFSTLGLVSYRMATAASLASASLFMLGGVPGTFHHLYFAGTTTPVMAVGAAFSALEVVPLVVLGHEAWEHWRLQHRAPWMANLRWPLMFFVAVAFWNMLGAGVFGFMINPPISLYYVQGLNTTPVHAHAALFGVYGFLALGFTLLVLRYIRPQLVFSQRLMKVGFWSLNAGLVLMIATSLLPIALFQFHASVSEGLWYARSEAFMQQPFIVTLRWVRTVGDVVFIVGALSVAWQVVSGLFGSRAPATPGANYLASARP